A single Campylobacter ureolyticus ACS-301-V-Sch3b DNA region contains:
- a CDS encoding heavy-metal-associated domain-containing protein: MKKFEVKNIKCQNCANTIKNYFEDEFGKVDVDVEKGIVSLKLDDEKIKYFCDEMKDLGFEVLKEIK; the protein is encoded by the coding sequence ATGAAAAAATTTGAGGTAAAAAACATAAAGTGCCAAAACTGTGCAAATACTATTAAAAATTATTTTGAAGATGAGTTTGGCAAGGTTGATGTAGATGTTGAAAAAGGTATTGTTTCATTAAAATTAGATGATGAAAAAATAAAATATTTTTGCGATGAGATGAAGGATTTAGGTTTTGAGGTGCTTAAGGAGATAAAATAA
- a CDS encoding transporter substrate-binding domain-containing protein gives MKRIFFIILFGFCALFARNLEEIKSSNEIKIGVRTDFPPFSQIKDGEFTGFEVELAKAIGNKILDNKGKVVLVGVQAKDRIPMLKNDQIDLMVANFTMTDERKKAVDFSFPYLLDFMGILAPSNSHLNKLSSFNGKKLLVIPGTTSDEFLKDNKTKFKNIEVVSCENLYDCLTKLKNNEGDGYFHTVFSLANIAVIDNTFTITNKAVGHPDYIACGIKKGNSSLLNAVNNAIVELSKENFFTKAYDETFKIHYKGTIDKKYFLVDDIYRVFG, from the coding sequence ATGAAGAGAATATTTTTTATTATTTTGTTTGGTTTTTGTGCTTTATTCGCAAGAAATCTAGAAGAAATCAAATCTTCAAATGAGATAAAAATAGGCGTTAGAACTGATTTTCCACCATTTAGCCAAATAAAAGATGGTGAATTTACTGGTTTTGAAGTTGAACTTGCAAAAGCCATAGGAAATAAAATATTAGACAATAAAGGCAAAGTTGTATTAGTCGGAGTTCAGGCAAAAGATAGAATTCCAATGCTTAAAAATGATCAAATCGACTTAATGGTAGCAAACTTTACAATGACAGATGAAAGAAAAAAAGCAGTTGATTTTTCATTCCCCTACTTACTAGACTTTATGGGAATTTTAGCCCCAAGCAATTCACATTTAAATAAACTTTCAAGCTTCAATGGTAAAAAACTTTTAGTTATTCCAGGAACTACCTCAGATGAGTTTTTAAAAGACAACAAAACTAAATTTAAAAACATTGAAGTAGTTAGCTGTGAAAACCTATATGATTGCTTAACAAAACTTAAAAACAATGAAGGTGATGGATATTTTCACACAGTATTTTCACTAGCAAACATAGCTGTTATAGATAATACATTTACTATAACAAATAAAGCTGTTGGACATCCTGACTATATAGCTTGCGGTATAAAAAAAGGTAATTCATCTCTTTTGAATGCAGTAAATAACGCAATCGTAGAACTAAGCAAAGAAAATTTCTTTACAAAAGCTTATGATGAGACTTTTAAGATTCATTATAAAGGAACAATTGATAAAAAGTATTTCTTAGTAGATGATATTTATAGAGTTTTTGGTTAA
- a CDS encoding methylated-DNA--[protein]-cysteine S-methyltransferase, translated as MQKVYFRAGFINLEIYGDNNGISEIKFVNFYKNLSTNDENLKLCIDELSRYFKGELKSFSVKLNIIGTEFEKNVYNALLKIPYGQVRTYKEIAKSINHPKAYRAVGNANSKNKIPIIIPCHRVVSNSGIGGYTGGISIKTNLLKIEKYL; from the coding sequence GTGCAAAAAGTATATTTTAGAGCTGGTTTTATAAATTTAGAAATTTATGGTGATAACAATGGAATAAGTGAAATAAAATTTGTTAATTTTTATAAAAATTTATCAACAAATGATGAGAATTTAAAACTTTGTATAGATGAGTTAAGCAGATATTTTAAAGGAGAGCTTAAAAGTTTTAGCGTTAAGTTAAATATAATTGGAACTGAGTTTGAAAAAAATGTATATAATGCACTTTTAAAAATCCCTTATGGTCAAGTTAGAACATACAAAGAAATTGCTAAGTCTATAAATCACCCAAAAGCTTATCGTGCAGTTGGAAATGCAAACTCTAAAAATAAAATTCCTATTATAATTCCTTGTCATAGAGTTGTATCAAATAGTGGAATTGGTGGATATACGGGTGGAATTAGCATAAAGACAAATCTTTTAAAAATAGAGAAATATTTATAA
- a CDS encoding ABC transporter permease, whose protein sequence is MKIKNIKAIAYKETLQVFRDPSSILIAFILPLILLFLMGYAVSLDSKNIKFGIVSHSNLTKDLISNFMASKFFNTEVGSNKEEFIQRIKKNDIKALLIIEDDFYKTHKIQLLLDGSEPNTAGLIAKYSSQIIKNWEIQNKITSKLEKINPINLQTQMRFNSEISSRYFIIPGSIAVIMTLISTLLTALVITREWERGTMEALLATPISMNEIIIAKLIPYLFLALGSMLMCFLVAFFWYNVPFRGSILILVIMSIIYLFPSLTMGLFISSLTKNQFVSAQAAIIAGFLPAFLISGAIFEINNMPELLQYFSYLIHARYFVSSLQTIFLVGDVYKIFIFDIIGMISVGVLFFILVKFKLKRSLD, encoded by the coding sequence ATGAAGATTAAAAATATTAAAGCAATTGCCTATAAAGAAACTTTGCAAGTTTTTAGAGATCCAAGTTCTATTTTAATTGCTTTTATCTTGCCATTAATTTTGCTTTTTTTGATGGGGTATGCTGTTTCGCTTGATTCAAAAAATATTAAATTTGGTATAGTTTCTCATTCAAATCTCACAAAGGATTTAATATCAAATTTTATGGCCTCAAAATTTTTTAATACTGAAGTTGGGAGCAATAAAGAAGAATTTATACAAAGAATTAAAAAAAATGATATAAAAGCACTTTTAATAATAGAAGATGATTTTTATAAAACACACAAAATTCAACTTTTATTAGATGGTAGTGAGCCAAATACAGCAGGACTTATAGCAAAATACTCAAGCCAAATCATAAAAAATTGGGAAATTCAAAACAAAATAACAAGTAAACTAGAAAAAATAAATCCTATAAACTTACAAACTCAAATGAGATTTAACTCAGAAATTTCAAGTAGATATTTTATAATACCAGGTTCAATTGCAGTTATAATGACACTAATAAGCACACTTTTAACCGCTTTAGTAATAACAAGAGAGTGGGAGAGAGGCACGATGGAGGCTCTTTTAGCAACACCAATTAGTATGAATGAAATAATAATTGCAAAACTTATTCCATATCTGTTTTTAGCCTTAGGCTCTATGTTAATGTGCTTTTTAGTCGCATTTTTTTGGTATAACGTTCCTTTTAGAGGTAGTATTTTAATACTTGTAATAATGAGTATTATATATCTTTTTCCATCTTTAACTATGGGTCTTTTTATCTCATCTTTAACTAAAAATCAATTTGTATCCGCTCAAGCTGCCATAATAGCTGGTTTTTTACCTGCTTTTTTAATATCAGGAGCTATTTTTGAGATAAACAATATGCCTGAATTGCTTCAGTATTTTTCATATTTAATTCATGCAAGATATTTTGTAAGCTCACTTCAAACAATATTTTTAGTAGGAGATGTATATAAGATATTTATATTTGATATTATTGGAATGATTAGTGTTGGAGTGTTGTTTTTTATACTTGTAAAATTTAAACTAAAAAGGAGCTTGGATTGA
- a CDS encoding HlyD family efflux transporter periplasmic adaptor subunit, which yields MKKAVTILLIIGFIIIGYFFFQKQNLLKNNELVFYGNIDSQTSTLSFRFLGEISEIYKDEGNLVKAGDKLAELDKSYLLNKLDELKSQISLNEIKLSKLQKGFREEDIAKAKANLDISKASLNEARISFNRQAKLIKLKATSQDAYTKAKSNLEGLEANFNLAKAEYEKLKNGYEKEDIASQIELINSLKINAEKIKLDMQNYSLTSPIDGVIQTKFKEIGEISNPGEPVFEISKKDNFFVRAYIDEPYMGKIKIGDEVLVYSDIKDEPYKGHISFISNIAEFTPKNVQTIKLRADLVYRFKVDIDQSDDKLKQGMPVHIKLK from the coding sequence ATGAAAAAAGCTGTTACTATTTTACTTATTATTGGTTTTATCATTATTGGATATTTCTTTTTTCAAAAACAAAATTTGCTTAAAAACAATGAACTTGTTTTTTATGGAAATATTGACTCACAAACCTCAACACTTTCGTTTAGATTTTTAGGTGAAATTTCAGAAATTTATAAAGATGAAGGCAATCTAGTTAAAGCTGGAGATAAGCTTGCAGAACTTGATAAAAGTTATCTTTTAAATAAACTAGATGAGCTAAAATCTCAAATTTCATTAAATGAAATAAAACTTTCCAAGCTTCAAAAAGGTTTTAGAGAGGAAGATATAGCTAAAGCAAAGGCAAATTTAGATATCTCAAAAGCAAGTTTAAATGAAGCAAGGATAAGTTTTAATAGACAAGCAAAACTCATAAAACTAAAAGCAACATCACAAGATGCCTATACAAAAGCTAAATCAAACCTAGAAGGTCTTGAAGCAAATTTCAATCTTGCAAAAGCAGAATATGAAAAGCTAAAAAATGGTTATGAAAAAGAAGATATAGCTTCACAAATCGAACTTATAAACTCACTTAAAATAAATGCCGAAAAAATTAAACTAGATATGCAAAACTACTCACTTACTTCACCAATTGATGGTGTTATACAAACTAAATTTAAAGAAATTGGTGAGATTTCAAACCCAGGCGAACCAGTTTTTGAAATATCAAAAAAAGATAATTTTTTTGTTAGAGCATATATAGATGAGCCATATATGGGAAAAATTAAAATTGGAGATGAGGTTTTAGTGTATTCAGATATTAAAGATGAACCATATAAAGGTCACATTAGCTTTATTTCAAATATAGCTGAATTTACACCAAAAAATGTCCAAACTATAAAACTAAGGGCTGATTTGGTCTATAGATTTAAAGTAGATATTGATCAAAGCGATGATAAGCTAAAACAGGGAATGCCAGTACATATAAAACTAAAATGA
- a CDS encoding heavy metal translocating P-type ATPase, whose product MSQIFKLNIMGMTCVNCSNAVEKVTKKIPGVKNANVSFTANSGEFEIENDDVKNKIIQKIEKLGYEIATNYEELALKKQNALKRMKNTLLLSIFLTIIVMILHMGLKHSFLNSLMQFILTTVVVFYCGRHFFIHAFGALKNRNFDMNVLVSLGVFSAYFYSTFAFLFPSLIPSKLNYVYFESAAMIITFISLGKFLEENSKAKADDYIKSLLNLTPKMAILLKEDGTTDEVLATTLNIGDVVLVKNGMTIPRDGVIVDGGAEIDTSILTGESLPIYKKVGDSVNAGSLNTNGVISIKITTQNHETLLFRMTKLLSEASAKKMPISRFADRIANIFVPIVILISLVTFLVWFLLGNLGYAVVCAISVLVISCPCALGLATPIAIVCAISSLAKKGVLVKNPEVLEILKDTKNVIFDKTGTLTYGKIEVFKTNLSDDLLSKVASLEALSEHLIAKAIVNFAKDQNIKFEKFNKEFENLVGKGLKTDDLIVGNETLLLENGVEFNKNDFKEFLDDGFGVILVAFNKKYEGYIILSDKIKTESKETINNLNNSLINTLMLTGDNKKVANFIASNLDIKEVFSDILPEQKFEIVKKQKEKGITVFVGDGVNDALSLKEADCGIAMNSGSDIAKSSGDILLINNDLNGILKLIKASNRSMNIIKQNLFWAFFYNALCIPLAAGVFASFGLLLSPVYAALAMSFSSVSVVLNSLRLKLW is encoded by the coding sequence ATGTCTCAAATTTTTAAACTAAATATCATGGGAATGACTTGTGTAAACTGCTCAAATGCAGTTGAAAAAGTTACTAAAAAAATACCTGGTGTTAAAAATGCTAATGTAAGTTTTACAGCAAACTCAGGCGAATTTGAGATAGAAAATGACGATGTTAAAAACAAAATAATACAAAAGATAGAAAAATTAGGCTATGAAATAGCAACAAATTATGAAGAACTTGCTTTAAAAAAGCAAAATGCATTAAAACGTATGAAAAATACTCTTTTATTATCAATTTTTCTAACTATTATTGTTATGATTTTACATATGGGATTAAAACATAGTTTTTTAAACTCATTAATGCAGTTTATTTTAACAACAGTAGTTGTATTTTACTGCGGAAGACATTTTTTTATACATGCTTTTGGAGCTTTAAAAAATAGAAATTTTGACATGAATGTTTTAGTTTCTTTGGGCGTTTTTTCAGCATATTTTTACTCAACTTTTGCGTTTTTATTTCCAAGTTTAATACCAAGCAAGCTTAATTATGTTTATTTTGAATCAGCTGCAATGATCATAACTTTCATTAGTTTAGGTAAATTTTTAGAAGAAAACTCAAAAGCAAAAGCAGATGATTATATAAAATCACTTTTAAATTTAACACCAAAAATGGCAATTTTGTTAAAAGAAGATGGCACAACTGATGAAGTCTTAGCTACAACTTTAAATATAGGCGATGTGGTACTAGTAAAAAATGGAATGACAATTCCAAGAGATGGGGTTATAGTAGATGGCGGTGCAGAGATTGATACATCTATTTTAACAGGGGAGAGTTTGCCAATTTATAAAAAAGTAGGTGATAGCGTAAATGCTGGGTCTTTAAATACAAATGGTGTAATAAGCATTAAAATAACTACACAAAATCACGAAACCTTGCTTTTTCGAATGACAAAACTATTAAGTGAAGCAAGTGCAAAGAAAATGCCTATTTCAAGGTTTGCTGATAGAATAGCAAATATTTTTGTTCCTATTGTTATTTTAATATCATTAGTTACTTTTTTAGTTTGGTTTTTACTTGGAAATTTAGGATATGCAGTAGTTTGTGCAATTTCTGTTTTAGTTATCTCATGTCCATGTGCTTTAGGACTTGCAACACCAATAGCCATAGTTTGTGCTATTTCTTCTCTTGCAAAAAAAGGAGTTTTAGTAAAAAATCCAGAGGTTTTGGAAATTTTAAAAGATACTAAAAATGTTATTTTTGATAAAACAGGGACTTTAACCTATGGAAAAATTGAAGTTTTTAAAACAAATTTAAGTGATGATTTACTTAGTAAAGTTGCTTCTTTAGAAGCTTTGAGCGAACATTTAATAGCAAAAGCAATAGTTAATTTTGCTAAAGATCAAAATATAAAATTTGAAAAATTTAATAAAGAGTTTGAAAATTTAGTTGGCAAAGGTTTAAAAACTGATGATTTGATAGTTGGCAATGAAACTTTGCTTTTAGAAAATGGAGTAGAGTTTAATAAAAATGACTTTAAAGAATTTTTAGATGATGGATTTGGTGTTATTTTGGTAGCTTTTAATAAAAAATATGAAGGCTATATCATTTTAAGTGATAAAATTAAAACTGAATCAAAAGAAACTATAAATAATTTAAATAATTCTTTAATTAATACATTAATGCTAACAGGAGATAATAAAAAAGTTGCAAATTTTATCGCTTCAAATTTAGATATAAAAGAAGTTTTTAGTGACATTTTGCCTGAACAAAAATTTGAAATTGTAAAAAAACAAAAAGAAAAAGGAATTACAGTTTTTGTTGGAGATGGTGTAAATGATGCACTTTCGCTAAAAGAGGCAGATTGTGGTATTGCCATGAATAGTGGAAGTGATATAGCTAAAAGTTCTGGCGATATTTTACTTATAAATAATGATTTAAATGGAATTTTGAAACTTATTAAAGCATCAAACAGGTCTATGAATATAATAAAACAAAACCTTTTTTGGGCATTTTTTTACAATGCTTTATGTATTCCTCTTGCAGCTGGGGTTTTTGCTAGTTTTGGACTATTGCTAAGTCCAGTTTATGCTGCACTTGCTATGAGTTTTAGCTCAGTTAGTGTTGTGTTAAATTCTCTTAGATTAAAGCTTTGGTAA
- a CDS encoding peptidylprolyl isomerase, which produces MEKLKVFDIDKDELAKYKFAIIKTEKGDIKCELYPDETPQTVMNFASLAKSGFYDGLNFHRVIPNFVIQGGCPFGTGTGGPGYRIKCECDNQTHKHERGTLSMAHAGRDTGGSQFFVCHSAQPHLDGVHTVFGKAIDEESLKVVDSIRVGDKIKTIEIKESL; this is translated from the coding sequence ATGGAAAAATTAAAAGTTTTTGATATAGATAAAGATGAGTTAGCAAAGTATAAATTTGCCATAATTAAGACTGAAAAAGGCGATATTAAATGCGAACTTTATCCAGATGAAACACCACAAACTGTAATGAATTTTGCAAGTTTAGCAAAAAGTGGCTTTTATGATGGGCTAAATTTTCATAGAGTTATACCTAATTTTGTCATTCAAGGAGGTTGTCCTTTTGGCACCGGAACTGGTGGTCCAGGATATAGGATAAAGTGTGAGTGTGATAACCAAACTCACAAACACGAAAGAGGAACTCTTTCTATGGCTCATGCTGGACGAGATACTGGTGGAAGCCAGTTTTTTGTTTGTCACTCGGCTCAACCTCATCTTGATGGAGTACATACAGTTTTTGGAAAAGCCATTGATGAAGAGAGTTTAAAAGTAGTTGATAGCATAAGAGTTGGTGATAAGATAAAAACTATTGAGATAAAAGAGAGTTTATAA
- a CDS encoding YebC/PmpR family DNA-binding transcriptional regulator yields the protein MGRAFEYRRAAKEARWGKMSRIFPKLGRSITIAAKEGGPDPDMNPKLRTAIAAAKAQNMPKNNIDAAIKRASEKDSPNIQTIHYDGKGPHGCLIIVECATENTTRTVANIKSIFGKNGGEFLPNGSLSYMFSRKSVFEVKMPKRDLESVELDLIDYGMTEMVVNEDEEDGGETTLIIYGEYESFGELNNGIEKLGLEIINGSLKYIANNKQEFSDDEIEEIELLIDKLEEDDDVQEVYTNIA from the coding sequence ATGGGAAGAGCGTTTGAGTATAGAAGAGCCGCAAAAGAAGCAAGATGGGGTAAAATGAGTAGAATTTTTCCAAAACTTGGAAGATCTATAACAATAGCCGCAAAAGAAGGCGGACCAGACCCTGATATGAATCCAAAGCTAAGAACCGCAATCGCTGCTGCAAAAGCACAAAATATGCCTAAAAACAATATCGATGCAGCCATAAAAAGAGCTAGTGAAAAAGATAGTCCTAATATCCAAACTATCCATTATGATGGCAAAGGACCACATGGATGTCTTATAATAGTAGAGTGTGCTACTGAAAACACAACAAGAACAGTTGCAAACATAAAATCAATCTTTGGAAAAAATGGTGGAGAGTTTTTACCAAATGGTAGTTTATCATATATGTTTTCAAGAAAATCAGTTTTTGAAGTAAAAATGCCAAAAAGAGATTTAGAAAGCGTTGAGCTTGATTTGATTGATTATGGAATGACTGAGATGGTTGTAAATGAAGATGAAGAAGATGGCGGCGAGACAACTTTGATAATTTATGGTGAATATGAAAGCTTTGGAGAGCTAAACAACGGTATAGAAAAACTTGGTCTTGAGATAATAAATGGAAGTTTAAAATATATCGCAAATAATAAACAGGAATTTAGCGATGATGAAATTGAAGAAATAGAGCTTTTAATAGACAAACTTGAAGAAGATGACGATGTGCAAGAGGTCTATACAAATATAGCGTAA
- a CDS encoding ABC transporter permease — translation MRLLALIKKEFLSIIKDKQNSVIVFLAPLIQLLIFSFSINLDIKNIDLAIFNQSNSEQTKEILYKFEGSKYIRNIYMVKSYEEANKLLELKKAISIVVFPPNFGIKDNNIQVISDGRRSNSAQIAESYILSMTNKNNNLEIRNLYNPNLNNYWWILPSVFGSVSLVSAFALTAMSIARERELGTFDQILVSPLSALQIMLGKLIPAIIISIFNATIILLIAFFGFNIPLVGDLWLLYLGVIVFLFSVCGIGLFVSSISKTQQQAILYTFVFLLPSFLLSGFATPVENMPNWLEPFTNLVTLKYYLLFLRSIFLKDISFIDSLEYLIPMFLIGVASFIFAMQFFKRKSS, via the coding sequence TTGAGACTTCTTGCACTTATTAAAAAAGAGTTTTTATCTATAATTAAAGATAAGCAAAACTCAGTTATTGTTTTTTTGGCTCCACTAATTCAGCTTTTAATTTTTTCTTTTTCAATAAATTTAGACATTAAAAACATAGACTTAGCTATTTTTAACCAAAGCAATAGCGAACAAACAAAAGAAATCTTATATAAATTTGAAGGCTCAAAATATATTAGAAATATCTATATGGTGAAAAGTTATGAAGAAGCAAATAAACTATTAGAGCTAAAAAAGGCTATTTCTATAGTTGTTTTTCCACCAAATTTTGGAATTAAAGATAATAATATACAGGTAATATCTGATGGACGCCGCTCAAATTCAGCCCAAATAGCAGAAAGCTATATCCTATCAATGACAAATAAAAACAATAATCTTGAAATTAGAAATTTATATAATCCAAATTTAAATAATTATTGGTGGATTTTGCCAAGTGTTTTTGGCTCAGTTAGCCTAGTATCAGCTTTTGCGCTAACTGCTATGTCAATAGCAAGAGAAAGAGAACTTGGTACTTTTGATCAAATTTTAGTATCTCCTCTTTCAGCACTTCAAATAATGCTTGGAAAACTTATCCCTGCGATAATTATAAGTATTTTTAATGCCACTATTATACTTTTAATTGCATTTTTTGGTTTTAATATACCATTGGTTGGAGATTTATGGCTTTTGTATCTTGGAGTGATAGTATTTTTATTTAGTGTTTGTGGTATTGGTCTTTTTGTCTCATCAATATCAAAAACACAACAACAAGCAATACTTTATACTTTTGTATTTTTACTACCTTCATTTTTATTATCAGGCTTTGCAACTCCTGTTGAAAACATGCCAAATTGGCTTGAGCCTTTTACAAATTTAGTAACTTTAAAATATTACTTGCTATTTTTAAGGAGTATATTTTTAAAAGATATAAGCTTTATCGATAGCTTAGAATACTTAATACCTATGTTTTTAATAGGCGTAGCCTCTTTTATATTTGCAATGCAATTTTTCAAAAGAAAAAGTAGTTAA
- a CDS encoding class I SAM-dependent methyltransferase, which produces MEKIKFSDGVSETLLINLYFRSLENLVKKPILKDEFSGEIVKHLDYDFSKFDKSKLSRVGTVIRAKFFDDEILKIANENKNCDLVIIQVGAGLDTRPLRLESKISNAIFYDLDLCDVINLREKLVKKAKNNFYITSSMFETTWMDELVSKHKNAKFIFVLEGVTMYFEKPKLKEFFKNLLDRFQGVLMADFLNKFAANFPQSRHDAMKFIKNAKFKFGIDSEDEILEFDDRLKFIKKGAMFDMYKNRWGILGFILRNFVPKIKNSCDMYIFKLN; this is translated from the coding sequence ATGGAAAAGATAAAATTTAGCGATGGAGTTAGTGAGACTTTACTTATAAATTTATATTTTAGAAGTCTTGAAAATTTAGTTAAAAAGCCTATTTTAAAAGATGAGTTTTCAGGTGAAATTGTTAAACACTTAGACTATGATTTTTCTAAATTCGATAAAAGTAAATTGAGCCGTGTTGGAACAGTAATTAGAGCTAAATTTTTTGATGATGAAATTTTAAAAATAGCAAATGAAAATAAAAATTGTGATTTAGTCATCATTCAAGTTGGAGCTGGGCTGGATACGCGCCCTTTAAGACTTGAAAGTAAAATTTCAAACGCTATTTTTTACGACCTTGACTTGTGTGATGTTATAAATTTGCGTGAAAAACTGGTAAAAAAAGCTAAAAATAATTTTTATATAACATCATCAATGTTTGAAACTACTTGGATGGATGAGCTTGTTAGTAAACATAAAAATGCTAAATTTATCTTTGTATTAGAAGGCGTTACAATGTATTTTGAAAAGCCTAAATTAAAAGAGTTTTTTAAAAATTTACTTGATAGATTTCAGGGTGTTTTAATGGCTGATTTTTTAAATAAATTTGCTGCAAATTTCCCTCAAAGCCGCCATGATGCCATGAAATTTATAAAAAATGCAAAGTTTAAATTTGGAATTGATAGCGAAGATGAAATTTTAGAATTTGATGACAGGCTTAAATTTATTAAAAAAGGTGCAATGTTTGATATGTATAAAAATAGATGGGGAATTTTAGGTTTTATTTTAAGAAATTTCGTTCCAAAAATTAAAAACTCATGCGATATGTATATTTTTAAACTAAATTAA
- a CDS encoding ATP-binding cassette domain-containing protein, with translation MIKAVNLEKKFKNTIAINNISFEAKSGLITGLIGPDGAGKTTLLRLLVGLMKPTSGNLEVLGFKMPNSSKEFLSSIGYMPQNFGLYEELSCYENLKLYATLQDIQNQNDRINELLEFTKLAPFKNRFAKNLSGGMKQKLALSCALIRKPKLLLLDEPGVGVDPIARKELWKMAKELQKDGITIIWATSYQDEANLCDEIIMLNEGEILLHENPQNAKKILQNRVFLINTDDKKTYLDTLKSNPNILDASILGDDIKFSIKKNAKFEIPKNAKTIEPSFEDLFLDLLNPKNIKISSLKTDILKSDKPVIEAINLTKKFGDFTATDSINFSVNSGEIFGLLGPNGAGKSTTFKMLCGLLKPTSGKALVLGQDLYEKAQETKQKIGYMAQKFSLYQNLNLTDNLDFFAGIYGLKGKQKKEKIERMIETFEFKKYLKSTVLELPLGIKQRLSLACAIMHEPSVLFLDEPTSGVDSVTRREFWTHINTLSKNGVSVMVTTHLMDEAELCDKIMIIYKGKDIKTGSPSKIKSDIKNNATMEEAFIKLVKDYED, from the coding sequence ATGATAAAAGCTGTTAATTTAGAAAAGAAATTTAAAAACACAATTGCAATTAACAATATAAGCTTTGAAGCAAAAAGTGGTCTTATAACAGGCTTGATAGGACCTGATGGAGCTGGAAAAACAACACTTTTAAGACTTCTTGTTGGTCTTATGAAGCCAACTTCTGGAAACCTTGAAGTACTTGGCTTTAAGATGCCAAACTCAAGTAAAGAATTTTTATCAAGTATTGGATATATGCCTCAAAATTTTGGACTATACGAAGAGCTAAGCTGCTATGAAAACTTAAAACTTTATGCTACTTTGCAAGATATTCAAAACCAAAATGATAGAATAAATGAACTTTTAGAGTTTACAAAACTAGCTCCATTTAAAAATAGATTTGCTAAAAATTTAAGTGGAGGAATGAAACAAAAGCTTGCACTTTCTTGCGCTTTAATAAGAAAACCAAAACTTCTTTTATTGGATGAACCAGGAGTTGGAGTTGATCCAATAGCTAGAAAAGAGCTTTGGAAGATGGCAAAAGAACTCCAAAAAGATGGCATTACTATAATTTGGGCAACATCATACCAAGATGAGGCAAATTTATGTGATGAGATTATAATGCTAAATGAAGGTGAAATTTTACTTCATGAAAATCCACAAAACGCTAAAAAAATACTTCAAAATAGAGTATTTTTAATAAATACTGATGACAAAAAAACATATCTTGATACTCTAAAATCAAACCCAAATATATTAGATGCCTCTATTTTAGGCGATGATATAAAATTTAGTATTAAAAAAAATGCTAAATTTGAAATTCCAAAAAATGCTAAGACTATAGAACCAAGTTTTGAAGATCTTTTTTTAGATCTATTAAACCCAAAAAATATAAAAATTTCATCTTTAAAAACAGATATTTTAAAAAGCGATAAGCCAGTTATAGAAGCTATAAATTTAACTAAGAAATTTGGTGATTTTACAGCTACAGACAGTATAAATTTTAGTGTAAATAGTGGAGAAATTTTTGGGCTTTTAGGACCAAATGGAGCTGGTAAATCAACTACATTTAAAATGCTTTGCGGACTTTTAAAACCAACTAGTGGAAAAGCATTGGTTCTAGGTCAAGATTTATACGAAAAAGCTCAAGAAACTAAACAAAAAATAGGCTATATGGCGCAAAAATTTTCTCTTTATCAAAATTTAAATTTAACTGATAATTTAGATTTTTTTGCGGGAATTTATGGCTTAAAAGGAAAACAAAAAAAAGAAAAAATTGAGCGAATGATAGAAACTTTTGAGTTTAAAAAATACCTTAAATCAACTGTTTTAGAACTTCCACTTGGTATAAAACAACGCCTTAGTTTAGCTTGTGCGATAATGCATGAACCATCAGTATTATTCTTAGATGAGCCTACTAGTGGAGTTGATAGTGTAACAAGGCGTGAGTTTTGGACTCATATAAATACTCTTTCAAAAAATGGAGTAAGTGTTATGGTAACAACTCATTTAATGGATGAAGCCGAGCTTTGCGATAAAATAATGATAATTTATAAAGGCAAAGATATAAAAACTGGATCACCTAGTAAAATAAAAAGTGATATTAAAAACAATGCAACAATGGAGGAAGCTTTTATAAAGCTTGTAAAAGATTATGAAGATTAA